The DNA region AGCCGGCGTGCGGAAATTACCTTGAATATGGATCAGGGCGGCATGCGCACCTTGATTGTGGATGATCCAGGGACTGTGCAAGTTGGTGATCGCGTACGAATCGTAGGCAGTCGCCTCTGGCCAGCGCCAGCAGCTTCGCAGCCCTAAACAAGGGACATCTAGACCGCAGCGCCGGTACTTGTTTGAACTAGGCTCCCCACCATCGGCGTCGGCTCAGTACGGCGATTTGGCTTGCTACCAATGCCAGCATGGCACCGCACACCCACCAGAATGCTTTGGGTGTCTCGGTGCCAGGCAGGCCAGCTACATTCATCCCCAGCAATCCCGTGATAAAGCCTAAGGGCAAGAACACCGCAGTAACCAGGGCCAGTAAGTACATGTTGCGGTTCATTCGTTCCGCGGCGCGGGTATTGAGTTCCTCTTGCGTGACCATGGCGCGCTCACGCAGGGCGTCAAGATCCTCGACGAAGCGATTGAGGCGGTCCGCGGATTCACGGATGCGCCCCTTGTCCATGTCATCCAGCCAATCCGGCGGTGTTGCATACAGGCGTTGCAACACCTCACGTTGGGGTGCCAAGAACCGGCGCAGGGCGATGGCCTGCCGGCGCCGGGTGGCGAGGGTGCTGCGCAAGTCGGGGCCGGTGCGCGTCATGAGTTCGTCTTCCACATCGTCCAAGGCGCCGGCGATGTCTTCGATGACCGGGCCCATGCGCTCGGTTAATCCCTCGATGAGTTGTGCCAACCATTGACCAGTGGAGCGTGGCCCACCGCCACTATCGATGGCTTTGCGCATATCCATGACGGCAAGCAGCTGCGGTCCACGTAAGGAAATGATGCGTTCAGCGTTGATCCACACCCGAATGGACACCATGTCTTCAGGGTCGGCGCCAGGGTTCAGGTTCACCCCGCGCAAGATCAGCAAAAGACGTCGTTCATTAACCAGCAGTCGCGGCCGGGTTTCTTCGGCCAATAAGGCTTCGCGGTCCGCGGCGGAGACCTCTCGAGATTTGGTCAGCCAGCGTTTGGTGTCATCAGCATGCCGGTTGAGATGCAGCCACAACGGGCCTTCCGAGCTTTGCCAGTGGTTAGCTGCAGCCAAACTTTCCACGCGGCGTCCGCCGAGAACATGGGCACAAATTAATGCGTGGGGGTTGTTCGTCATAGATGGGCGACATTGCAAGCCATGTGCCCGCATAATAGGCGGACATGGAATCGCAAATGCAATTTCAGCCGCAGGCAGAGCTGACAACATTGGGTTGGCGCGAGTGGGTAGAACTGCCCGACCTTGGCTTGCCGCCTATTCGCGCCAAAGTCGATACGGGTGCCCGTACATCGGCCCTGCACGCATTCTCGGTGGAGGCTTTCCAGCGTGACGGCGAGGACTGGGTCCGCTTTTCGCTGCACCCGCTGCACAAAGACGACAGCGAAGTAAGGCACTGCGAAGCCCCCTTGGTGGATCGCCGCGAGGTGAGTGACTCGGGTGGCCACCGCGAGTTACGCCCGGTCATTCGGACTCGTATGCGTGTTGGCGCGCTCGAGTTTGCCGCTGAACTCACACTGACTGATCGCGACAGCATGTCCTTTCGAATGCTACTTGGGCGTACGGCCATGAATGGTCGCTTTGTCGTGAACCCCGCAGCGTCGTTTCTCTGCGGTTCCCAATAACTTCACACTTTCAACGGCGTTACTGCATAAACATTGCGGCGCTGCTTATGCGGAGGA from Oceanococcus sp. HetDA_MAG_MS8 includes:
- a CDS encoding zinc transporter ZntB is translated as MTNNPHALICAHVLGGRRVESLAAANHWQSSEGPLWLHLNRHADDTKRWLTKSREVSAADREALLAEETRPRLLVNERRLLLILRGVNLNPGADPEDMVSIRVWINAERIISLRGPQLLAVMDMRKAIDSGGGPRSTGQWLAQLIEGLTERMGPVIEDIAGALDDVEDELMTRTGPDLRSTLATRRRQAIALRRFLAPQREVLQRLYATPPDWLDDMDKGRIRESADRLNRFVEDLDALRERAMVTQEELNTRAAERMNRNMYLLALVTAVFLPLGFITGLLGMNVAGLPGTETPKAFWWVCGAMLALVASQIAVLSRRRWWGA
- a CDS encoding ATP-dependent zinc protease; translated protein: MESQMQFQPQAELTTLGWREWVELPDLGLPPIRAKVDTGARTSALHAFSVEAFQRDGEDWVRFSLHPLHKDDSEVRHCEAPLVDRREVSDSGGHRELRPVIRTRMRVGALEFAAELTLTDRDSMSFRMLLGRTAMNGRFVVNPAASFLCGSQ